In Tenacibaculum sp. 190524A02b, the genomic stretch CAATACCTTCTTTTTGAGCTTTTAATGTTACCTCTCTAGAAATTTCAGGCATACATAAATACCCTCTCTTAATAAATTCATTTAGCACAGATGATTTCCCTGTGCCAGGACCTCCTATAAGAACTATTTTTTGTTGCATTGGGCAAAAATAGAAGTTTCAATTAATAAATTTAATAAATAGTGTAATTTTGTGTTTGATCTAATTTTTAAGAATTTTAAAAAAATATACTAAACAGTATAATTATGTCGGATAGAGAAGCGTTTTATAAAAAGTTAAAATCACAATTAGAAGAAACAAGTAGTTTTCCTACAAAATATTTATATAAATTTATTGTTCCTACTGATGGTAATCAAGTGGAAGAAGTTAAAAGCTTATTTGATAAAGGTGGTGCAGTTATAGATACCAAAAAATCAAGAACAGGAAAATATATAAGTATTTCGATTCATATAAAAGTTAATAGCTCAGACGAAGTTATAACATATTATAAACAAGCAGAATCAATTAAAGGAATTATTTCTTTATAAAACTAAACTTTATGAAAAAACAAATTTTAGGTGCAGCTCTATTGTTCAATGCCTTTCTAATAACAGGTCAGAGCAAAAATGAGTTATTTAGTATTAATAACAAATCAATCTCAGTAGCAGAATTCAAAAGAGTTTATGAGAAAAATTTATCACTTGTGGTTGATAAAGACTCCAAGGATATTGATAAATATTTAGATTTATATATCAATTATAAACTAAAAGTAGGTGAAGCTTACGCTTTAGGATTGGATACTATTAGTACATATAAAAGGGAGTTAGAAGGTTATAAAAAGCAGTTAATAGCCCCATACTTACAAGATAAAGAGTCTATAAAAAAATTAGTAAATGATGCTTACTACAGAACAAAAAATGAAGTTAGAGCTAGCCATATCCTAATACGTTTTACTCAAAAAGGAAAAGAACAAGATACAGTAGCAGCTTTTAATAAAATAAAAGAAGTAAGAAAAAGAGTGGTAAATGGAGAAGATTTTAAAAAAGTAGCTAGAGAAGTTTCTGAAGATCCTTCAGCAAAGTTTAATGCTGGAGACTTAGGGTATTTTTCAGCTTTTAGAATGGTGTTTCCGTTTGAAGAAAATGCTTATACAACTAAAATAGGTGAAGTTTCTGAACCATTTAGAACGCGTTTTGGGTACCATATTTTAAAAGTTACAGGAAAAAGAGAGTCAAAAGGACAATTTGAAGTTGCTCATATTTTACGAAGAGACCAGTCTATTGTTGGGAAAGTAAAAATAGACTCTGCCTATCAAAAATTACAAAAGGGTGTGGCTTTTGAAAGTGTAGTGAAAGAATATTCTGAAGATGTAGGAACAGCTCAACTAGGAGGAAAGTTACCTAAATTTGGAACAGGAAGTATGGTAGAGAGTTTTGAAAAAGCAGTACTAGAACTTAAAAAAGAAGGAGAATATAGTAAACCGTTTAAAACTAAATATGGTTGGCATATAGTAAAACTTCTTAAAAATTACCCTATTGCTTCTTTTGATGAAATGAAACAAGAGTTAGAAAAAAAAGTGAAAAAGTCAGCAAGAATGGGGTTATCAAAAGATGCAGTAATCAGCAAACTAAGGCAAGAGTATAACGTTAAGGTTAATAAAAAAGCATTAGTAGATTTTAAAAATAACTCAAAAGAAGGTTTAGCAACTCAAAAACTTGATAAAATTCTATTATCAATAAATAAAAAACAAATAACTCAAAAGAAATTTTATGATTTTATCAAATATAGAAGTTATAAAAATGTAGATAAGCTTTTTAAGGACTTTAAAAACAAAGAAATTATTGATTATTTTAAAGATGATTTAGTTAATAAGGAGCCAGAATATAAATATACTTTGTTAGAATACAAAGAAGGTTTATTATTGTTTGAGTTAATGCAACAAAAAATTTGGAAAAAATCATCAAATGATTCAATTGGATTAAAAAAGTTTTATGCTAGTAATAAACCTAAATACAGTAAAGAACTGGAAGAAATAAAAGGAGAAGTAATAAGTGATTATCAAAAGCAATTAGAAGATAATTGGATAAGTGAACTTAGAAAAAATAATGTAATTAAGGTTAAAAAGAAAGCATTAAAGAAGCTTAAAAAAGTATATAATCAATAAATAACTAATAATCATATTGAAAACCATTTATATATTATCTTGTTTATTTGTATTTGTTTCTTGTGATTTAATTAAGTTAAAAAAGCAAAGAACTAAAGCAGAGAGACCTATAGCTACCGTTTATAATGTGCATCTTTATAAAAAAGATGTAGAAAGCTTATTGCCTAAAAATTTGTCAAAACAAGATAGTTTAGTTGCTGTAAAAGGTTTGATAAACTCATGGGCAAAACAACAACTTTTTCTTAAAAAAGCGGAAGAAAATATATCGGAAGTTAATAGTATTGAAATAGAAAAGTTAGTTAACAGTTATAAATCAGGGTTGTATATAAATGGTTACAAAGAAAAATTAATAAAACAACAGTTAGATACGATTGTTTTAGAAAGAGAAATTGCAGATTATTATAACCACCATAAAAATAATTTTAAGTTAAATAATGAATTAGTTCAGTTTGATTATATTATTTACGGTAAAGATTTTTTAGATACAAAAGATGTTATAAAAAAGTTTAAGTCTGATAAAGAGAAAGATAACGAAGAATTAGAAAACTACTTGTTAAGTTTTAAATCTTATAGGTTACAAGACACAACATGGGTAACATTAGATTATTTAAAAGAAAAAATTCCACCATTTCGTAGGTATTCTAAACAAAAATTGTTAAAAAAATCCAAATTCATACAAAAAGAAGACAGTTTAGGAGTATATTTGGTCGCTGTAAAAAATATTTTGCGAAAAAACAAAACAGCTCCATTGAGTCATGTTAGTAATAGAATTAAGCAAATTATTTTACATAAACGGAAACTAGAATTAATAAGAGAGATTGAAAAAACGCTGATTAATGATGCTATTAAGAACAAAAATTTTAAAGAATACTAGCCTAATATTAGTATGTTTATTAACCCAGCTTACTGTAAACGCTCAAACTAAAGTAGATGGAGTGGCAGTAGTAGTAGGAAAAAATATTGTATTAGATTCAGATATTGATAAGTTTAAACAAGAAGTAAAGCTAAGAAGTGAAGGAAAGGTAGATATTTCTAATTGTGAAATGTTAGAAGAATTGATGCAACAAAAATTATTAGCTCATCACGCAATAATTGATAGTGTCACAGTAAGTCAAAATGAAATAGATAGTCGAGTTCAAAGAAGTATTGCTTTTTTTACTAATGAATATGGAAGTGAAAAAAAAGTAGTAGAAGCTTATGGATTTAATGATATTGAAGACCTTAAAAAAGAATTGTCTAGAGTTCAAAGAGAAAACGTTCTTATAGAAAAAGAACAACAAAAAATTACGGAAACTATTGACGTAACACCAGAAGAGGTAAGAGTTTATTTTAATGGATTAAAAGAGAAAAATGAATTACCAGAAATACCAGCTGAAGTAGAATTAGCTCAGATAATATTATACGCAAAAGCTACAAAGGAAGAAAATGAAAGAGTTTTAGAAAAACTTAAAAAATTAAAGAAGGAGATAGAAGAAGGAGCTAGTATTAAACTAAAAGCAATTATAAACTCAGATGATCCTGGAGTATCTCAAAACGGAGGAAAATATACTATAACTAAAGACAGCCCTTTTATTAAAGAATTTAAAGAAGTTGTGTTTTCATTAGATGTAAATCAGGTATCTGAGCCATTCAAATCTGCTTTCGGTTATCATATTATTCAATTACATAAGATAAAAGGAAATCAAAGAGTTGCATCACATATTTTAATGCAACCTGAAATATCGGATGAAAAGTTAAAAGAAACGAAAGAAAAATTAGAAAAAATAGTAACTGACCTAAAGGATAAGAAAATAACTTTTGAAGAAGCAGTAAATAAATACTCAGAAGATAAGGAAACTAAAAATAGTGGAGGTATACTAGTAAACCCTTATACACAAGAAACAACTTTTGAGTTAACAAGAATGCCTCCAGATTTATTTGGTCGTATTAGTGAATTAAAGCAAGGTGAATTATCTGACGTTTTTTATGATGAAGAAAGAGGAGGAGAGAAAATGTATAAAGTTATTTATATGAGAAAAAGAACAGACACACATAAAGCTGATATTGTAGATGATTACGTGAGAATGCAGCAATTTGCTTTAGCTAAGAAAAAAGAAGAGTCAATAACTAAATGGTCTAAAGAAAAGATTCAAGAAACTTATATTAAATTAGGTGCTGACTATAAAAAATGTGAGTTTAAAAAAGATTGGAAAAAGGAAAATAAGTAGTTAATAATTGAAAAATAAATATAGATCCACTTAAATTAATGATTCTTAAATCTTATTTTTGAGTGGATACTTTTTTATAAAATAAAATTTAATATGTCTGACGTTATAGCAGTAGATGCACTAGTAAAAAAATACACTCAATTACAACAAGAAATAGGTAAAGTTATTATAGGACAACAAGAAGCCGTTAACTTTACATTGTTATCTGTTTTTTGTGGAGGACATTCTCTGTTAATAGGGGTTCCTGGATTGGCAAAAACATTATTAGTAAATACAGTATCTAGTGCTTTGGGCTTGAATTTTAAAAGAATTCAATTTACACCAGATTTAATGCCGTCTGATATATTAGGTAGTGAAATTTTAGATGAAAATAGACAGTTTAAGTTTATTAAAGGTCCTATTTTCTCAAACATTATCTTAGCGGATGAAATTAACCGTACACCACCTAAAACACAAGCAGCACTTCTAGAAGCCATGCAAGAAAGGTCAGTTACAGTTGCAGGTCATCATTACAAGCTAGATTTACCTTTTTTTGTTTTAGCTACTCAAAACCCAATTGAGCAGGAAGGTACATATCCACTTCCTGAAGCGCAATTAGATAGGTTTATGTTTTCAATTAATTTGGAGTATCCAACCTTTGAGGAAGAGGTACAAGTGGTAAAAAACACAACTTCAGAGGTAAGTCAAAAGGTACAATCTATATTTTCAGCTTCTGAAATAATAGAAATTCAAAAATTAATTCGTAAAATTCCTGTAGCAGATAATGTAGTGGAGTATGCTGTAAGATTGGTTGGTCAAACTAGACCAAAATCAGAGAGTGCAAGTGAATATGTGAGAAACTATATTGATTGGGGTGCAGGACCACGTGCCTCTCAAAACTTAATATTAGCAGCAAAAGCTCATGCTGCAGTTTCAGGAAAATATTCTCCAGATATTGAAGACGTACAAGCTGTTGCTGTACCTATTTTATCTCATAGAATTGTGAAAAATTACAAAGCAGAAGCAGAAGGAGTTACTATAAAAGACATTATAACTTCACTTTTTTAATTTTAGGGTAATACTTCTAAAGGAAGATTGATTTTACTTTCATACTATTCATAATTTTATTGTTTCTTTGCATTTGCTAAGAGGTATAAAATTGTTATTATGAATAAAAAAAAGTTAATAATCCTAGATTTAGATGAAACACTTATACATGCTACAGAAAAACCAATAGATAATAATTGGAACTTTGAGCTATTTAGTTATAAAGTTTATAAAAGACCTTTTCTAATTACTTTTTTAAAAGAATTAATTAAATATTATAGAATAGCTGTTTGGTCATCCGCTTCAGATGATTATGTACATCAAATAGTTTCTAAAATTTTTCCTGAAAATTATCCTTTAGAGTTTGTATGGGGTAGATCAAAATGTACTTTAGAATTAAATTACACTAGTATTAACGAGTTTGGCTATCTAGATTATGATGATCATCTTAACTATACTAAAAAATTAAAAAAGGTAAAAAATAAAGGTTATGGAAATTTAGAAGAAATATTAATTATAGATGATACACCTATGAAGTGTAAACATAATTATGGGAATGCCATTTATCCAAAAGAATTTTTGGGAAATCAACAGGATAATGAATTAGAACTTTTGTTAAGTTACTTAATAAAAATACATAGAGAAAAGAACTTTAGAAAGTTAGAAAAACGATTTTGGAGAAAAGAAATTTGATTAAATGTTAAAATTTAATCTGTAACTATTTGTTAATAAGGTTTGTTGTGCTTTTTGAGTTTATTTAGAATATTTCCATGCCTTTTTTATTCGAAAATATAAGTAGTTTTGCTCGCTCAAAAAATAACAATTATTTAAAGTTAAGATTAAAATTATGAAAAAATTATTACTATTAGGAATGATGGCTTTTGGATTAGCCGTAAATGCACAAGAGGCTAATGGGCAAACTGAAAAAGGAAAATGGTTAATTGAAGCAAACACTAATTTTGGTGGAGGACATGCAGCAAATACAGGGTTTAGTTTAAATACACTTGATACTCCTGGTGGTTCAGTAACAAGTTGGAGTTTGGGAGCTGAAGGAGGTTATTTTGTAATGGATGATTTAGCTGTTAAAGTAGGTTTAGGTTATAGAGATTCAGGAATTAATAATGCCGATGGAACTTTTTCGTATAAAGTAGGAGCTAAATACTATATTAATAGTATGATTCCTGTGCAATTAGATTTATCAGGAACTACACCTGAAGGAGTTAGTCCAATGTGGTTAGGGTTACAAGGAGGTTATGCTATTTTCTTAGGAGATAATGTAAGTATTGAACCTGGTGTAAGGTATAACTTAGGAATTGGTGATGCAGAAGACGTAAATACTTTCCAGTTTAATGTAGGTTTCGCAGTACACTTATAATAATTAAATGACTAGTCCTAAATAACCGTTACAGTTATTTATTGATTAAATATATTAAACATCATCTAAAGTTATAGCTTTAGATGATGTTTTTTTTCGATATGATTTTATTTTCATAATGTTTTGTTGATGTGCTTGGTCAGGAGTTTTAAAATGACATGACCAATGCGGTCTTTTAGAGTTATAAATAGTTATTGATTGTTTTACTATTTTCTCCATTATCTTAATATCTAGATTTGTAGTATTGGTAAAGAACTCTTGTTTCAAGATTCCATTAACCCTTTCAGCTATGGCATTTTGATATGGATCATATGATTCTGTTATACTGCATTTAAGCTTTTGTTTTGACAAAATATCTTGATAGATGTTACTACAGTACTGTATCCCTCTATCTGAATGATGGATAAGTTCCTTCTCTGGATATACTCTGTTTTTTATAGCCATGACCAAGGCTTTTACAGTTGAGTTCACCGCTAAAGTTTTATCCAAATGGTATCCCACAATTTTCTTAGAATATGCATCTGTAATTAATGATAAATACATAGGTTTTTTACGGCTCCCTAAATAAGTAATATCTGCTACCCATACTTGTTCTGGTCGATTTACTTCCAAAGTTTCAATAAGATTAACATGTTTTCTAAAACGATGATGTGAGTTGGTTGTAATATGGTAACTTTTTTGTCGTTTTATCAATAGTTTATTAGCTCGTAAAATATCAAATAATCGATCCCTTCCTACACCTAAACTGCCTAATTCTTCTGAAAGAATATAATACAGTTTTCTTGTTCCAATTCTTGGCTGTTCCATTCTTACATCCTTAACCAACTCAACAACCTTATTGGC encodes the following:
- a CDS encoding DUF493 family protein, producing the protein MSDREAFYKKLKSQLEETSSFPTKYLYKFIVPTDGNQVEEVKSLFDKGGAVIDTKKSRTGKYISISIHIKVNSSDEVITYYKQAESIKGIISL
- a CDS encoding peptidylprolyl isomerase; protein product: MKKQILGAALLFNAFLITGQSKNELFSINNKSISVAEFKRVYEKNLSLVVDKDSKDIDKYLDLYINYKLKVGEAYALGLDTISTYKRELEGYKKQLIAPYLQDKESIKKLVNDAYYRTKNEVRASHILIRFTQKGKEQDTVAAFNKIKEVRKRVVNGEDFKKVAREVSEDPSAKFNAGDLGYFSAFRMVFPFEENAYTTKIGEVSEPFRTRFGYHILKVTGKRESKGQFEVAHILRRDQSIVGKVKIDSAYQKLQKGVAFESVVKEYSEDVGTAQLGGKLPKFGTGSMVESFEKAVLELKKEGEYSKPFKTKYGWHIVKLLKNYPIASFDEMKQELEKKVKKSARMGLSKDAVISKLRQEYNVKVNKKALVDFKNNSKEGLATQKLDKILLSINKKQITQKKFYDFIKYRSYKNVDKLFKDFKNKEIIDYFKDDLVNKEPEYKYTLLEYKEGLLLFELMQQKIWKKSSNDSIGLKKFYASNKPKYSKELEEIKGEVISDYQKQLEDNWISELRKNNVIKVKKKALKKLKKVYNQ
- a CDS encoding peptidylprolyl isomerase, with translation MMLLRTKILKNTSLILVCLLTQLTVNAQTKVDGVAVVVGKNIVLDSDIDKFKQEVKLRSEGKVDISNCEMLEELMQQKLLAHHAIIDSVTVSQNEIDSRVQRSIAFFTNEYGSEKKVVEAYGFNDIEDLKKELSRVQRENVLIEKEQQKITETIDVTPEEVRVYFNGLKEKNELPEIPAEVELAQIILYAKATKEENERVLEKLKKLKKEIEEGASIKLKAIINSDDPGVSQNGGKYTITKDSPFIKEFKEVVFSLDVNQVSEPFKSAFGYHIIQLHKIKGNQRVASHILMQPEISDEKLKETKEKLEKIVTDLKDKKITFEEAVNKYSEDKETKNSGGILVNPYTQETTFELTRMPPDLFGRISELKQGELSDVFYDEERGGEKMYKVIYMRKRTDTHKADIVDDYVRMQQFALAKKKEESITKWSKEKIQETYIKLGADYKKCEFKKDWKKENK
- a CDS encoding MoxR family ATPase, producing the protein MSDVIAVDALVKKYTQLQQEIGKVIIGQQEAVNFTLLSVFCGGHSLLIGVPGLAKTLLVNTVSSALGLNFKRIQFTPDLMPSDILGSEILDENRQFKFIKGPIFSNIILADEINRTPPKTQAALLEAMQERSVTVAGHHYKLDLPFFVLATQNPIEQEGTYPLPEAQLDRFMFSINLEYPTFEEEVQVVKNTTSEVSQKVQSIFSASEIIEIQKLIRKIPVADNVVEYAVRLVGQTRPKSESASEYVRNYIDWGAGPRASQNLILAAKAHAAVSGKYSPDIEDVQAVAVPILSHRIVKNYKAEAEGVTIKDIITSLF
- a CDS encoding HAD family hydrolase, coding for MNKKKLIILDLDETLIHATEKPIDNNWNFELFSYKVYKRPFLITFLKELIKYYRIAVWSSASDDYVHQIVSKIFPENYPLEFVWGRSKCTLELNYTSINEFGYLDYDDHLNYTKKLKKVKNKGYGNLEEILIIDDTPMKCKHNYGNAIYPKEFLGNQQDNELELLLSYLIKIHREKNFRKLEKRFWRKEI